A genomic segment from Vidua macroura isolate BioBank_ID:100142 chromosome Z, ASM2450914v1, whole genome shotgun sequence encodes:
- the LOC128821611 gene encoding putative uncharacterized protein DDB_G0271606 → MTQESSSTVLWERVSPSVLESWPTNVLWKVETHLLLLSVQILPEKEQEQIELSEMPCQTQGELRAREQEEQLRQQVEEPQENGQNIKAEPQAELPEAQSAITEVKKRNQEETRRIQKEMNLHQQRGDQQNQVTERVAVTPLVKDPLSRILENLKEQLDTDFQKAHAKIMAREKRQEEEMKIIREKLNPLPQALQKQVSERGIATAVTKLVVSALLAFPVQSSRERGDASECHPALVCITVTRKDISWCAESQLLPWTVGLVLWPFGQQSSKLIPAGLFLLSLFLEVFLQGNMVTQMED, encoded by the exons atgacccaggagagcagcagcacagtgctctgggaacgtgtgagcccatcagtccttgagtcttggcccacaaatgtcctatggaaagttgaaacccatcttctcttgctttctgtgcagatccttccagagaaagagcaggagcagattgagttatcagagatgccatgccagactcagggagagctgagagcccgagagcaggaagagcagctcaggcagcaggtggaagagccacaggagaatggccag aatatcaaggcagagccacaagcagagctgcccgaagctcagagtgccatcacagaagtgaagaagaggaaccaGGAAGAGACAAGAAGAATTCAAAAGGAGATgaatctccatcagcagaggggtgatcaacaaaaccaggtgaCTGAAAGAGTGGCAGTCACTCCACTTGTGAAAGATCCTCTCTCTCGTATTTTAGAGAacttgaaggaacagctggacacagactttcagaaagctcacgCTAAGATCAtggcaagggagaagaggcaggaggaagaaatgaaaatcatcagagaaaaacttaatcccctccctcaggctctacaaaagcaagtgagtgaaagagggatagccactgcagtcaccaaactggtggtttctgcccttctggccttcccagtgcagagcagcagggagcggggtgatgcctctgagtgccatcctgctctagtgtgtatcacagtcactcggaaggacatttcctggtgtgctgaatctcagctgctgccctggacagtgggacttgtcctttggccttttggccagcagtcatccaaattgattcctgctggcctgttcctgctctccttgtttcttgaggtgtttttacaggggaatatggtgacccagatggaggattga